TTCGGCGCGCTCATGGTCAACACCGGGCTCTTGCCCGTCGAGGCCGACGCGTTCATCAGCGGCCTGGCCGAGCTTGGCATCATCCTCATCATGTTTGCGCTCGGCTTCGAGGAGAGCACCGACAACTTCATCGCCAGCGCAAAACGCAGCTGGGGGATCGCCTTCTTCGGGGCACTGGCACCCTTTGCGGCGGCCTACTTCATGGCCGACTACTTCTGGGCGAACACCAATACCTCGATCATCTGCGGGCTCACCATGACGGCCACGGCTGTGTCGCTCACCATGGTGTCGCTGCAGAGCGAGGGGCTGCACAAGTCGCCGGTGGCCACGCGCGTGATGACGTCGGCCCTGCTCGATGACATCGCGTCCCTCGCCTTGGTCGCGATCCTGGTGCCGATCGCGAGCGGCGAGGGCTCGGCGAACGTCAAGGACATTGCCTTGATCGCGGCGAAGGCAGTTGGCTTCTTCGTGCTCGTGACGATCTTCGGTGCGTGGGTGTTTCCCCATGAGGTCAAGGGCTGGATGAAACGGGTTCCCCTGATCGGAGCCTACGGATTCTCCCACGTCATCACCTTCAGCCGGCATTCCACCCAAACGGTGCTGCTGCTGGCGCTGAGTGTGGGGCTGCTGGCGCACGAATTCGGCTTCCATCCAGCTATCGGCGCCTACATGGCCGGCCTGATCATTCACGAGGAGTACTTCCATCTCAAGGGGACAGAGGGATCCTACGCGGACACCAAACGCATTATCGATAATGTGGCCTTCTCGTGGATCGGGCCCGTGTTCTTCGTCGAGCTGGGCACGAAGCTGATTCTCGAGCGGGATACGGCGATGTCGCTCATTCCACACATTCTGGCCATGGCGCTCATCATCTTCGTTGCTCAGGTGACCTCAGCCGCGCTCGCGGCGCGCTATACCGCCGACATGGACTGGCCCGGCAGCGTGATGATCGGGTTCGGCATGCTTGGACGCGCCGAGCTCGCGTTCGTGGTGATGGACATCGCTTACGTCCAGCACGCCATTCTGAGCGTTGAGGCGTTCTACACCTTGATGGGGACGGCGTTGATCCTCAACGTGCTCGTGCCGCTGACGATCCGTTTGTGGAAGCCGGTGTACATGCGGACAATGCCCGAGGGTGCCGGATTCAGAAAGTCGATGGGGTCGCAGGGAGCGTGACCCCGCTACAGCTCGGGCATTTCGGTCGATACTGCGGTGCCGGTCGATCCTGCGGTGCCGGTCGATCCTGCGGTGCCGGTCGATACTGCGGTGCCGGTCGGCCCACGCGCGAACCGATCCGCGAAGCGAAGGGGCGGGTGCCCGCCGAGTCTTAGCGAGTGCCATGAGGGCTCCGGCATCGGCACCAGCAGGAAGGCCGCGCCCGGTAGATCTTCGATCACCTGCCGGTGCACACCTACGCTGCGAATCACGCGTCCGCTGCGGTCGAGGATGTCGGCGAGCTCGGTCGGTGCGCCCAGCACGCCGGGCCGTTCTTCCACTCCACCGAAAGATAGATTCCCGCTGTCCAGCACCACGATCAGCTTGTGTTCCTGGGGTAGCGAGATCACCTGGGGAGCCATATTGATGAACGCGATCCTCTCCATCAGGTGTCCGTAGGTATAGGCGCTGAACCATGTGGGGTCGCAGTAGCTCATGATGTCCTTGACCGTGTCGGGGGGCATTAGGCGCAAGTTTCGCACGTCAAGGCCCCATACCACGATGCTGCCCTCCGGGAGTCCGCCAGGTCGCGGGTAGTTCGGGTCCGTGCCGGAAGCGCCGCCGCACGGCGCATGGGGCCGGCCGAGCGCGTGGCCGATTTCGTGCAGGAAGGTGTCGGTGCTGCCCTTGTAGCCCAGACCGAGGCCACCACGGCGGTTGACAGCATCGGGAGTGGCTCTGGGTGCGATGCCTGCAACACAGCCGCGGTTGCAGTACTCCCGCATCGTGGGCGCCGGGTTGATCATCCCGTAGTAAAAGACGTCGTCCGCAACCATGTCCTGCCTGCGTAGGGAAAGCACGCCGTTCAGGACATTGCTCCAGTTCTGCCCATGAGCGGTCATGGTTCGCATGGTTCGCACGGGCTCGCGTACCGTCATGTCGAGCGACGAGATCGGATAGGTTGCAAGCATGGCCTCGCGATACTCATCGATGTCCGCGGGTGTGACGTCGGGCAAACGGCTCGAGCCGTCAGCGTCGTAACGGATCGGTACCATCACGACCTTGAAACCACCGACCTCGCGCGCCTCCAGCGCCGCGGTGCCGTTCTCGGGCCAGCGCGCTCGGCTGGTGTCGCCTGGCTGCAACGGCGGGCATGGTTTGCTTTCCAGCAGCTGTACCGCAAGGCGGGTGTCGGTGCTGATCAGGTTGGGTTCCAGCGTGAAGTTGAACGTGGAGTCGCCGTCGGCATCGGTTGAGGCGGTCATGACCATGTGAGTGCGCTCACCCACGCTGGGCGCCGATGTTGGCGTTGATCGCAAGAGCAGGCGCGCTGTCGTCATGCGGGGCTGCCAGCCGCCGAGCGGCTCTGCAAAGACGCGCACCACGGACTTGCGCCCGACCACCACGTCGGTGTCGCGCATGGTCACGGCCTGTCCATCCTTCATCAAGGGGACCTTGACGGTCTGGTAGATGGCGACCTCGCTGATTGCCAAGTCCCTGATGGGATTCGGGCACGCCATGCTGTCGGGGCCGGGAAGCGGGAATCCAGGCGGTCCGCCCCCGCTACCGGCCGGACCTCCGGTGCCCGCCATCGGCAGCGTGCCCCCACCGCCTCCGAGCGGCGGCAGGCCACCCGCGACCCCTGTACCAGCCGCCCCAGCGATGCCCATACCGCCGATAGCGGCGGCGCCCATGCC
The window above is part of the Pseudomonadota bacterium genome. Proteins encoded here:
- a CDS encoding cation:proton antiporter, producing the protein MLWFLAFGALMVNTGLLPVEADAFISGLAELGIILIMFALGFEESTDNFIASAKRSWGIAFFGALAPFAAAYFMADYFWANTNTSIICGLTMTATAVSLTMVSLQSEGLHKSPVATRVMTSALLDDIASLALVAILVPIASGEGSANVKDIALIAAKAVGFFVLVTIFGAWVFPHEVKGWMKRVPLIGAYGFSHVITFSRHSTQTVLLLALSVGLLAHEFGFHPAIGAYMAGLIIHEEYFHLKGTEGSYADTKRIIDNVAFSWIGPVFFVELGTKLILERDTAMSLIPHILAMALIIFVAQVTSAALAARYTADMDWPGSVMIGFGMLGRAELAFVVMDIAYVQHAILSVEAFYTLMGTALILNVLVPLTIRLWKPVYMRTMPEGAGFRKSMGSQGA
- a CDS encoding M66 family metalloprotease, producing MTRGSSPTRWLGANCLSALVLVACSGREIQPSPGSAGGGPGGSGGTEITDLPVPDPGEDPIVPPVTPVPDPNPGSAGAAGTPLPNPTPVGGGPVGAAGVGGMGMAGAAGTAGSGVGGTGIAGIGGMGIGGIGGIGGTGGMGTAAIGGMGIAGIAGIGGIGGTGGMGTAAIGGMGTAGMGGMGAAAIGGMGIAGAAGTGVAGGLPPLGGGGGTLPMAGTGGPAGSGGGPPGFPLPGPDSMACPNPIRDLAISEVAIYQTVKVPLMKDGQAVTMRDTDVVVGRKSVVRVFAEPLGGWQPRMTTARLLLRSTPTSAPSVGERTHMVMTASTDADGDSTFNFTLEPNLISTDTRLAVQLLESKPCPPLQPGDTSRARWPENGTAALEAREVGGFKVVMVPIRYDADGSSRLPDVTPADIDEYREAMLATYPISSLDMTVREPVRTMRTMTAHGQNWSNVLNGVLSLRRQDMVADDVFYYGMINPAPTMREYCNRGCVAGIAPRATPDAVNRRGGLGLGYKGSTDTFLHEIGHALGRPHAPCGGASGTDPNYPRPGGLPEGSIVVWGLDVRNLRLMPPDTVKDIMSYCDPTWFSAYTYGHLMERIAFINMAPQVISLPQEHKLIVVLDSGNLSFGGVEERPGVLGAPTELADILDRSGRVIRSVGVHRQVIEDLPGAAFLLVPMPEPSWHSLRLGGHPPLRFADRFARGPTGTAVSTGTAGSTGTAGSTGTAVSTEMPEL